The Persephonella sp. IF05-L8 genome contains a region encoding:
- the rplI gene encoding 50S ribosomal protein L9, which produces MKVILAKDVEGWGTIGDIIEVKRGFARNYLIPKGLAYEATDSNIRMVQEILRQKSRKLEREKQKALELAEKLKGLEIEIKRPVGTTGKLYGSVTTADIAEALKEKGIEIDRKKIMLRNPLRNIGSYNITIRLHPEVSETIKVHIVPENVE; this is translated from the coding sequence ATGAAAGTTATACTTGCTAAAGATGTTGAAGGTTGGGGAACAATAGGCGATATCATAGAAGTTAAAAGAGGTTTTGCAAGAAACTATCTGATACCTAAAGGCCTTGCCTATGAGGCTACAGACAGTAATATAAGAATGGTTCAAGAAATACTCAGACAAAAATCAAGAAAGCTTGAAAGGGAAAAACAAAAAGCCCTTGAGCTTGCAGAAAAACTTAAAGGTCTGGAAATAGAAATCAAAAGACCTGTTGGAACAACAGGAAAACTCTATGGCTCTGTTACAACAGCAGATATAGCAGAAGCTCTCAAAGAGAAAGGAATAGAAATAGACAGAAAGAAAATTATGCTTAGAAATCCATTAAGAAATATTGGTTCTTACAACATCACAATCAGACTTCACCCTGAAGTTAGCGAAACAATAAAAGTTCATATCGTTCCTGAAAACGTAGAATAA
- the dnaB gene encoding replicative DNA helicase, whose protein sequence is MAEELDINLPHDDHTERAVLGAIFIDPSVADTVFNILKVDDFFNPKHKIIYSAFLQLSEEGKEIEPLIVKNHLEKIGKLEAIGGAGYIALITNEAAPPNIVETLAQQLKEKAIARNLILVAKGIIEKSKKVRDINQLIEEAETEIFKLNEDRAITHYYEIKDVIKETLNIINELSKKDTIITGLPSGFYDLDRLTTGFHPGDLIIIAARPAMGKTSLALSILHNVSVVDKVPAAFFSLEMSKEQIAMRLLSLEARITLKKIRSGFLSADELEKLTNTALEISKSPLFIDDTASISILDLRAKARRLKREKDIQLVVVDYLQLLRSHRRTENRQQEVAEISRGLKALAKELNIPVISLAQLSRQAEMRSDKRPQLADLRESGSIEQDADLVMFIHRPEYYKKNPTPEEEGLAEIIIAKQRNGPTGIVNLAFIKDITRFENLAKGSYPEEETKQSPETDDKIEDELLENINLLDEDIAEL, encoded by the coding sequence ATGGCAGAAGAATTGGATATTAACCTTCCCCATGATGACCATACAGAACGGGCTGTTTTAGGAGCTATATTTATAGACCCGTCTGTTGCTGATACGGTTTTTAATATACTGAAGGTTGATGATTTCTTTAATCCAAAGCACAAAATTATCTATTCTGCTTTTCTGCAGTTATCTGAGGAAGGCAAAGAAATAGAACCTCTTATAGTAAAAAATCATCTTGAAAAAATCGGAAAATTAGAGGCTATTGGAGGAGCTGGCTATATAGCACTTATCACAAATGAAGCTGCTCCTCCTAATATAGTGGAAACCCTCGCCCAGCAGCTAAAAGAAAAAGCCATTGCCAGAAATCTGATACTGGTTGCCAAAGGGATAATAGAAAAATCCAAAAAAGTAAGGGATATCAACCAGCTTATAGAAGAAGCTGAAACAGAAATCTTTAAGCTCAATGAAGATAGAGCCATAACCCATTACTATGAAATAAAAGATGTAATAAAAGAAACCCTAAATATAATAAATGAGCTTTCTAAAAAGGATACGATTATCACAGGTCTTCCATCAGGATTTTATGACCTTGATAGGCTAACAACAGGTTTTCATCCTGGGGATTTAATAATAATTGCTGCAAGACCAGCCATGGGTAAAACTTCCCTGGCTCTTTCTATTCTACACAACGTTAGCGTGGTTGACAAAGTTCCTGCTGCATTTTTCTCCCTTGAGATGTCAAAGGAACAGATTGCAATGAGACTTCTATCTCTTGAAGCAAGAATAACTTTGAAAAAAATCAGGTCTGGATTTTTAAGTGCCGATGAGCTTGAAAAACTTACAAACACAGCTCTGGAAATATCAAAATCTCCGCTATTTATAGATGATACAGCATCAATCTCTATTCTGGATTTAAGAGCCAAGGCAAGAAGATTAAAGAGAGAAAAGGATATTCAGCTTGTTGTTGTTGACTATCTTCAGCTTCTTCGTTCCCACAGAAGAACAGAAAACAGACAACAGGAAGTAGCAGAGATATCCAGAGGTTTAAAAGCCCTTGCCAAAGAGTTAAATATCCCTGTTATTTCCCTTGCCCAGCTGTCCCGTCAGGCAGAAATGCGTTCTGACAAAAGACCCCAACTGGCAGACCTGAGAGAGAGCGGTAGCATCGAGCAGGATGCTGACCTTGTTATGTTTATACACAGACCAGAATATTACAAGAAAAATCCAACCCCTGAAGAAGAAGGCCTCGCAGAAATAATAATAGCAAAACAGAGAAACGGCCCAACAGGAATAGTAAATCTGGCATTTATAAAAGATATAACAAGATTTGAAAATCTTGCCAAAGGCAGTTATCCAGAAGAAGAAACAAAGCAATCTCCAGAAACAGATGATAAAATAGAAGATGAACTTTTAGAAAATATAAATTTACTGGACGAGGACATAGCAGAGCTGTAA
- a CDS encoding MlaE family lipid ABC transporter permease subunit translates to MEKLKRFVEHVGEATLLFLETIFIIIKSPPKIKHILKYMDEIGVTAAPLIAITGFFTGGVLVVETYPTFHKFNAEFLIGALVSLSLARELSPVLVALLVTARSGSAMAANIGTMKITEQIDALQVMAVNPIRYLIAPRLIAALLMVPALTILSYTAGIIGGYFVGTYLYSINPYLFVEKMKDLTELKDILGGLYKSAFFAMTITIIACYFGYVTKGGAEGVGRSTTTAVVVASVVVLILDYFLTALIY, encoded by the coding sequence ATGGAAAAACTTAAAAGATTTGTAGAACATGTTGGGGAGGCAACTCTACTTTTCCTGGAAACTATATTTATAATCATTAAGTCTCCCCCAAAAATTAAACATATCCTTAAATATATGGATGAAATAGGCGTAACAGCCGCCCCACTTATCGCAATTACAGGCTTTTTTACAGGGGGTGTGCTGGTTGTTGAAACCTATCCAACATTCCACAAATTCAATGCAGAATTTTTGATAGGTGCCCTTGTTTCTTTATCATTAGCCAGGGAACTTTCACCTGTTCTTGTTGCCCTTCTGGTTACTGCCCGTTCAGGTTCTGCAATGGCAGCAAACATTGGGACTATGAAAATTACAGAGCAGATAGATGCTCTCCAGGTTATGGCAGTTAACCCTATAAGATATTTAATTGCTCCAAGACTTATAGCTGCACTTCTAATGGTTCCAGCTCTTACAATTCTGTCATATACAGCCGGTATTATAGGAGGCTATTTTGTTGGAACTTATCTGTATTCTATAAATCCTTATTTATTTGTAGAGAAAATGAAAGATTTAACAGAACTGAAAGATATTCTGGGAGGTCTTTATAAATCAGCATTTTTTGCAATGACAATAACAATAATTGCCTGTTATTTTGGGTATGTAACAAAAGGAGGAGCAGAGGGAGTTGGTAGGTCAACCACAACTGCAGTTGTAGTTGCATCGGTTGTGGTTTTGATATTAGACTATTTCCTGACTGCATTAATTTACTAA
- the pfkA gene encoding 6-phosphofructokinase produces MKKIAVLTSGGDAPGLNACIRAVVRAGHYYGFDVIGVKRGFKGLIEKDFIKLSPRDVGLIINRGGTILLSAREERFHDYQYRKIAAENIRKEGIDALFVIGGNGSFQGANLLVKEFDIPVIGIPKTIDNDTYGTDYTIGFDTAVNNAVDAIDKIRDTTMSHERVFVVEVMGRDSGFIALAAGIATGADITLIPEYPFPMHVIVDTVVNSLNRGKRFSIIVVAEGVASAKEIAEILKEKLKPYDFGGVRYAVLGHIQRGGSPTAFDREIASRFGVFAVEEYLNGKKNIMVAHEKGEIVSKPLEISFGKIKAPDLKDFEINNILTL; encoded by the coding sequence ATGAAAAAAATAGCCGTTCTTACCAGTGGGGGCGATGCCCCCGGTCTTAATGCCTGTATTAGAGCAGTCGTCAGGGCTGGACATTACTACGGATTTGATGTCATAGGTGTAAAAAGAGGTTTCAAAGGTCTAATAGAAAAAGATTTTATAAAGCTATCTCCCAGAGATGTTGGTCTTATTATCAACAGAGGCGGCACAATCCTTTTATCTGCCAGAGAAGAAAGATTTCATGATTATCAGTATCGTAAGATAGCAGCAGAAAATATCAGGAAAGAAGGCATAGATGCCTTATTTGTGATTGGAGGAAATGGCAGTTTTCAGGGTGCAAATCTCCTTGTTAAAGAATTTGATATTCCTGTAATAGGTATTCCAAAAACTATAGATAACGATACCTATGGAACAGATTACACAATAGGATTTGATACAGCTGTTAATAATGCCGTTGATGCAATAGATAAAATTAGAGATACTACTATGTCCCATGAAAGAGTTTTTGTTGTTGAGGTAATGGGAAGGGACAGCGGATTTATAGCTCTTGCTGCAGGTATCGCTACAGGAGCAGATATTACATTAATCCCTGAATATCCCTTTCCAATGCATGTAATAGTTGACACTGTAGTTAATTCTTTAAATAGAGGAAAAAGATTTTCAATTATAGTGGTTGCTGAGGGAGTTGCTTCTGCTAAAGAAATAGCTGAAATCCTGAAGGAAAAACTTAAACCTTATGATTTTGGCGGCGTTAGATATGCAGTTTTAGGACATATTCAGCGTGGTGGTAGTCCTACAGCATTTGATAGGGAAATAGCTTCCAGATTTGGTGTATTTGCTGTTGAGGAATATTTAAATGGTAAAAAAAATATAATGGTGGCTCATGAAAAAGGAGAAATAGTTTCTAAGCCACTTGAGATATCTTTTGGTAAAATAAAAGCTCCTGATTTAAAAGATTTTGAAATAAACAACATATTGACCCTGTAA
- a CDS encoding SpoVG family protein, whose product MEITDVKIYPFDTSRIGGRVRAVADITIDDILVIKGIKVIETKHGGLFISFPKKVSSKGTYVDIVQSLDNEFTEKVRRAIIDRYKELMNIK is encoded by the coding sequence ATGGAAATTACCGACGTAAAAATTTATCCCTTTGATACAAGTAGGATAGGTGGTAGAGTTCGTGCTGTTGCAGATATTACCATTGATGATATTCTGGTAATAAAAGGCATAAAAGTCATTGAGACTAAACATGGTGGACTATTTATTTCCTTTCCTAAAAAGGTTAGTTCAAAAGGAACTTATGTTGATATAGTCCAGTCCCTTGATAATGAGTTTACAGAGAAAGTCCGACGAGCAATCATAGACCGCTATAAAGAATTAATGAATATAAAGTAG
- the surE gene encoding 5'/3'-nucleotidase SurE — protein MEKYKVLLVNDDGYHSKGLLSIREELLNNNFEVVTVTPDRNMSGTSHSLTFTRPLKIEKLEENFYYIVDGTPADCVHLGYYIVLEGKKPDILISGINTGPNLGNDIFYSGTVGAAREGTLLGIPSVAFSPASAKNPDFKTMAKLALKIVRQVLKKGLPEKVFLNVTFPNLPEEQIKGFMLTRQGRGAYKEEIKKYISPSKEIYYWIGGEESLEEECEKGTDYTAVKEGFVSITPIKLDLTAYDGIEILEKTGFLSF, from the coding sequence TTGGAAAAATATAAAGTTTTACTGGTAAATGATGACGGTTATCATTCAAAAGGTTTGCTATCAATAAGAGAAGAACTTTTAAATAATAATTTTGAAGTGGTTACTGTTACACCTGATAGGAATATGTCTGGAACAAGCCATTCTTTAACATTTACAAGACCCTTAAAAATTGAAAAATTAGAAGAAAATTTTTATTACATAGTTGACGGGACGCCTGCTGATTGTGTTCATCTTGGATATTATATTGTTCTGGAAGGTAAAAAGCCGGATATCTTGATTTCTGGGATAAATACGGGGCCCAATCTGGGGAATGATATTTTTTATTCTGGGACAGTTGGAGCAGCAAGGGAAGGAACTCTTCTTGGTATTCCATCTGTGGCTTTTTCTCCAGCTTCGGCTAAAAATCCTGATTTTAAAACAATGGCAAAATTGGCTTTGAAGATAGTTAGACAGGTGTTAAAAAAAGGATTGCCTGAAAAAGTGTTTTTGAATGTGACTTTTCCTAATCTACCTGAGGAGCAGATAAAAGGTTTTATGCTAACCCGTCAGGGTAGAGGAGCTTATAAGGAAGAAATTAAGAAATATATTTCTCCGTCTAAAGAGATTTATTACTGGATAGGTGGGGAGGAGAGTTTAGAGGAAGAATGCGAAAAAGGAACAGATTATACAGCTGTAAAAGAGGGTTTTGTTTCTATAACACCTATAAAACTGGATTTAACAGCTTATGATGGAATAGAAATCTTAGAAAAAACAGGATTTTTGTCCTTCTGA
- the bioB gene encoding biotin synthase BioB, translating into MENIENFINGLAERVLNGEKLTKEEGLKILNIPDEYIDLLIKEASKVREAIFQNEVEFCSLINAKNGACTEDCSFCAQSSKYPTPINAYPLVPKEELIEGAQKAVSIKANRYCIVTSGRRATKEEVEKIAEAVREIRKNLPVKVCVSIGSVDEEDLKLLKEAGVERVNHNLETSENFFPNIVTTHPWKERYETIKKIQKVGLSTCTGGIFGIGESDEDIVDLAMTYRELNVNSIPLNFLIPIPGTPLENNRQLTPEKCIKIIALFKFFNPQSEIRLCGGREQNLREYHDKAMEIANCLMAGGYLTRAGRAPGKDEEMVKRLNRKLITKGDIFEKYKQKPAQVEA; encoded by the coding sequence ATGGAGAATATAGAAAATTTCATAAATGGTCTTGCAGAAAGAGTTTTAAACGGTGAAAAGCTTACTAAAGAGGAAGGATTAAAAATATTAAACATTCCTGATGAATATATAGACCTTTTAATAAAAGAAGCCTCAAAGGTCAGGGAAGCTATTTTCCAAAATGAAGTAGAGTTCTGCTCCCTTATAAATGCAAAAAATGGTGCCTGCACAGAAGACTGCTCGTTCTGTGCCCAGTCCTCAAAATATCCTACTCCAATAAATGCTTATCCTCTTGTGCCTAAAGAAGAATTAATAGAAGGTGCACAGAAAGCTGTATCAATCAAGGCAAACAGGTATTGTATCGTTACCAGTGGAAGAAGAGCCACAAAAGAAGAAGTTGAGAAAATAGCAGAGGCAGTTAGAGAAATAAGAAAAAATCTGCCTGTTAAGGTATGTGTATCAATTGGAAGTGTTGATGAAGAAGATTTGAAACTGCTTAAAGAAGCAGGGGTGGAAAGGGTAAATCATAATCTGGAAACCTCAGAAAATTTCTTTCCAAATATAGTAACCACACATCCATGGAAAGAAAGATATGAAACTATCAAAAAAATTCAGAAGGTTGGTCTATCAACCTGTACAGGTGGGATATTCGGAATAGGAGAAAGTGATGAAGATATAGTTGACCTTGCTATGACATATAGGGAGCTAAATGTAAACTCAATACCACTTAACTTTTTAATTCCTATTCCAGGAACACCTCTTGAAAATAATAGACAGCTGACCCCTGAAAAATGCATAAAAATAATAGCCCTTTTCAAATTCTTTAACCCCCAATCTGAAATAAGACTGTGTGGCGGTAGAGAACAAAATCTTAGAGAATACCATGACAAAGCCATGGAAATTGCAAACTGCCTTATGGCAGGTGGCTATTTAACAAGGGCTGGAAGAGCTCCCGGCAAAGATGAAGAAATGGTAAAAAGATTAAACAGGAAACTTATAACAAAGGGAGATATTTTTGAGAAATATAAGCAAAAACCTGCTCAAGTGGAAGCATAG
- a CDS encoding glycosyltransferase family 2 protein: MGGIIILLLKGYIFAVAGLCALYAIRHLIFAYDRLLGKQRIFYGDIIDDELPSVSVLVPMHNEEKVAPNILKLLVEADYPKDRYEIIPINDHSEDRTKEIVDEFAQKYDFIHPLHRYSGKRGKPAGLNDALKVAKGEIVLIFDADYLPPKGIIKELAVNFKDPIVGAVMGRVIPINADKNLLTKLLDLERCGGYQVDQQARYNLNLIPQYGGTVGGFRKDIVLETGGFDENVLAEDTELTYRMYTSGYKVVYANRAECWEEAPEDWEVRARQVKRWSRGHNQVMFKYFFKVLKSKYLTFFQKFDGILLLMVYLIPALLLLGWLDLLILFFVGDVSVITPAFVMLVLLLFSGIGNFAPFYEIATGTMIDGLTKRVRLLPFLMFNFVFNGVYITLGFLQAFMDFVRRNREVHWDKTERFREEEVIE; the protein is encoded by the coding sequence ATGGGTGGAATAATAATTCTACTTCTTAAAGGTTATATTTTTGCTGTAGCTGGTTTATGTGCATTATATGCCATCAGACATTTAATATTTGCTTATGACCGACTTCTGGGAAAACAAAGGATATTTTATGGGGATATTATAGATGATGAATTACCATCAGTTTCTGTTCTTGTTCCGATGCATAATGAAGAAAAGGTCGCTCCCAATATATTAAAACTTCTGGTGGAAGCAGATTATCCCAAAGATAGATATGAGATTATTCCTATAAATGACCATTCTGAAGACAGAACGAAGGAAATTGTTGATGAGTTTGCACAGAAGTATGATTTTATTCATCCATTGCACAGGTATAGCGGTAAAAGAGGAAAACCAGCCGGATTAAATGATGCTTTAAAAGTGGCAAAAGGGGAAATAGTTCTCATATTTGATGCAGATTATTTACCTCCAAAAGGAATAATTAAGGAACTGGCAGTTAATTTTAAAGACCCTATTGTTGGAGCAGTTATGGGAAGAGTTATTCCCATTAATGCAGATAAAAATCTTCTTACAAAACTACTTGACCTTGAAAGATGCGGAGGATATCAGGTAGACCAGCAGGCAAGATACAATTTGAATTTAATACCCCAGTATGGTGGCACAGTTGGAGGATTTAGAAAAGACATTGTTCTGGAAACAGGGGGTTTTGATGAAAATGTTCTTGCAGAGGACACGGAACTTACTTACAGGATGTATACATCTGGCTATAAGGTTGTATATGCCAATAGAGCTGAGTGCTGGGAAGAAGCCCCTGAAGACTGGGAAGTAAGAGCCAGACAGGTTAAAAGATGGTCACGGGGACACAATCAGGTAATGTTTAAATACTTTTTTAAAGTTCTTAAATCAAAATATCTGACTTTTTTCCAGAAATTTGATGGTATTTTGCTTCTAATGGTTTATTTAATTCCAGCTTTACTGCTACTTGGCTGGTTAGACCTCTTAATCTTATTTTTCGTGGGAGATGTAAGTGTAATTACTCCTGCATTTGTAATGCTGGTTCTTCTCTTATTTTCTGGTATTGGAAACTTTGCTCCGTTTTATGAAATTGCTACAGGAACAATGATAGATGGATTGACAAAAAGGGTCAGATTATTACCCTTCTTGATGTTTAACTTTGTCTTTAATGGGGTTTATATAACTTTAGGTTTTTTACAGGCGTTTATGGATTTTGTTAGAAGAAATAGAGAAGTTCACTGGGATAAAACAGAAAGATTTAGAGAAGAAGAGGTAATAGAGTGA
- a CDS encoding YaiO family outer membrane beta-barrel protein: MKKVNIVAALICTMAFNSYALSPERFEVKYNYERLDPYSEYGEWNSVDMMFYGKEDGNWTPFVGGSVIDRKIEGSAALGVLGTYKDWTNWLYTYSSASFGTNSVYLPKYRLDHEFNFKMGPQQQYVLTAAGTYIKYWDVHENIIFSVGSSIYYRKFVGTVRYFYNISKPGNLYSSSYLVSIDYGAEKDQWTYLTVSWGKQAYLATYLSNPEEVRQNSTIVGIGHRHWLNNTFGLIGELEYMRLQNSYNKYRISGGVFIDF; encoded by the coding sequence ATGAAAAAGGTAAATATTGTAGCTGCTTTAATCTGTACTATGGCATTTAATTCATATGCTCTTTCTCCAGAAAGATTTGAAGTTAAGTATAACTACGAAAGACTTGACCCATATTCCGAATATGGAGAGTGGAATAGTGTAGATATGATGTTTTATGGAAAGGAGGACGGAAACTGGACACCATTTGTAGGTGGTAGTGTTATAGATAGGAAGATAGAAGGTAGTGCTGCTTTAGGGGTTTTAGGCACTTACAAAGACTGGACAAATTGGCTTTATACATACTCTTCAGCATCTTTTGGGACAAATTCAGTGTATCTGCCCAAGTATAGACTTGACCATGAATTTAACTTTAAGATGGGACCACAGCAGCAATATGTATTAACAGCTGCAGGAACATACATAAAATACTGGGATGTTCATGAGAATATTATTTTTTCAGTAGGTAGTAGTATTTATTACAGAAAGTTTGTTGGAACAGTAAGGTATTTCTATAATATAAGCAAACCTGGAAATTTATATTCCAGTTCATATCTGGTTAGCATTGATTATGGGGCAGAAAAAGACCAGTGGACATATCTTACTGTATCCTGGGGAAAACAAGCCTACCTGGCAACATATCTCAGTAATCCTGAAGAAGTAAGGCAGAATTCTACCATTGTTGGTATAGGACATAGACACTGGCTAAATAATACTTTTGGTTTGATAGGTGAGCTGGAATATATGAGGCTCCAGAATTCTTATAACAAATACAGAATATCAGGGGGAGTTTTTATAGATTTTTAA
- the wecB gene encoding UDP-N-acetylglucosamine 2-epimerase (non-hydrolyzing) translates to MKIAVVFGTRPEAIKLAPVIKQLQNRFETIVINSGQHHNLVQQIIDFFHIDVDYDLRAFVSKDRTLSQLSSMLIENLDRVYSEISPDLIIVQGDTMTTFTAAFVGFLQKKPVAHVEAGLRSFSKFAPFPEELMREMVGRLADLHFPPTKVDKENLLKENIRPDRIFLVGNTVVDALKLGSSLLDEKQVFKELSEYGITPDILKNKKLILITSHRRENIGEPLVKICQSIKHLAQKYPDFIFIWSTHPNPEVKSIISNYMKIKPDNIYITKPISYSTMIYLLSRTFLVITDSGGLQEESASLGIPVLVLRAVTERSVVIDAKAGFLVDSNRDKIEYYFKKFVEDKEFYEKVSNRGRNLFGDGTASIRIRKLLENDEVQRFIKQYPSTEKMNLEHIKEGIEIL, encoded by the coding sequence ATGAAAATAGCTGTTGTTTTTGGAACAAGACCTGAAGCTATTAAATTAGCCCCGGTTATAAAACAGCTACAAAATAGGTTTGAAACTATAGTCATAAATTCAGGTCAACATCATAACCTGGTTCAACAGATAATAGATTTTTTTCATATTGATGTTGATTATGATTTAAGAGCTTTTGTGTCAAAGGATAGAACTCTTTCACAGCTATCTTCTATGTTAATTGAAAATCTGGATAGGGTTTATTCAGAAATCTCTCCTGACCTTATTATCGTTCAGGGAGATACTATGACAACCTTTACAGCGGCTTTTGTGGGATTTCTTCAAAAAAAACCTGTTGCCCATGTGGAAGCAGGCCTGAGAAGTTTTAGTAAATTTGCACCCTTTCCAGAAGAATTAATGAGGGAGATGGTAGGAAGACTGGCTGATTTACATTTTCCTCCAACAAAAGTAGATAAAGAAAATCTACTTAAGGAAAATATAAGACCAGACAGGATTTTTCTTGTTGGGAATACAGTAGTTGATGCACTGAAACTGGGTAGTTCACTCTTAGATGAAAAGCAGGTTTTCAAAGAGCTCAGCGAATATGGAATTACTCCAGATATTTTGAAAAATAAAAAACTTATTCTTATTACTTCTCACAGAAGGGAAAATATTGGAGAGCCCCTTGTTAAAATATGTCAGAGTATTAAACATCTGGCACAAAAGTATCCTGATTTTATATTCATCTGGTCAACACATCCCAATCCAGAAGTAAAAAGTATAATTTCTAATTATATGAAAATTAAACCCGATAATATATATATAACGAAGCCAATTTCGTATTCTACGATGATTTATTTACTAAGTCGTACTTTTTTAGTTATTACAGATAGTGGGGGATTGCAAGAAGAAAGCGCCAGTTTAGGAATTCCGGTATTGGTTTTAAGAGCTGTAACCGAGAGGTCTGTTGTAATAGACGCAAAAGCTGGATTTTTAGTGGATAGTAATAGGGATAAAATTGAATACTATTTTAAAAAATTTGTTGAAGATAAGGAATTTTATGAAAAAGTTTCCAACAGAGGAAGAAATCTTTTTGGGGATGGGACAGCATCTATCAGAATACGTAAATTACTTGAAAATGATGAAGTTCAAAGGTTTATAAAACAGTATCCATCAACAGAAAAGATGAACTTAGAGCATATAAAGGAGGGTATAGAGATATTATGA